From the Maioricimonas rarisocia genome, one window contains:
- a CDS encoding PhzF family phenazine biosynthesis protein, producing MSCPLLQVDAFTDRRFRGNPAAVCLLEEERGADWMQAVAAEMNLAETAFVRPLDEGFELRWFTPRIEVDLCGHATLASAHALWEEGIVVPAQPIRFHSQSGVLTCTTREGLIELDFPATPAEDSEMPDGLVAALWPDGDVPQPMFVGRTKFDVLVVLESATQVRGLDPDFRRLAAIPTRGVMVTAPTDRPEEDFLSRFFAPAAGIDEDPVTGSAHCCLGPYWAGRLGKAALKAHQASRRGGEVAVRINGDRVVLGGQAVTVLRGELL from the coding sequence ATGTCCTGTCCGCTGCTGCAGGTGGATGCGTTTACCGACCGGCGATTCCGCGGCAATCCGGCGGCGGTCTGTCTGCTCGAGGAAGAGCGGGGTGCGGACTGGATGCAGGCGGTCGCTGCCGAGATGAATCTGGCGGAGACGGCATTCGTTCGACCACTGGATGAGGGGTTCGAACTCCGGTGGTTCACGCCGCGAATTGAGGTGGATCTGTGCGGTCATGCGACGCTGGCATCGGCTCATGCGCTGTGGGAAGAGGGAATCGTCGTGCCGGCGCAGCCGATCCGGTTTCATTCGCAAAGTGGCGTGCTGACCTGCACGACCCGCGAGGGGCTGATCGAACTGGATTTTCCTGCAACTCCGGCGGAGGACAGCGAAATGCCTGACGGCCTGGTCGCAGCACTCTGGCCCGACGGAGACGTGCCGCAGCCCATGTTCGTCGGACGAACGAAGTTCGACGTGCTGGTCGTGCTCGAGTCCGCAACACAGGTACGGGGGCTCGATCCGGATTTCCGCCGGCTGGCAGCCATCCCCACACGTGGCGTGATGGTGACCGCGCCGACGGACCGGCCGGAAGAAGATTTTCTGTCCCGCTTTTTCGCACCGGCCGCCGGTATCGATGAGGATCCGGTGACCGGTTCGGCCCACTGCTGCCTGGGGCCGTACTGGGCAGGGCGTCTGGGGAAGGCGGCGCTGAAAGCGCATCAGGCGTCACGGCGGGGTGGTGAGGTCGCGGTTCGCATCAACGGTGACCGCGTTGTTCTGGGCGGCCAGGCGGTGACCGTGCTGCGG